GCCCGAGACGAGCGGCGTCTGCCTCACGAGGTCCAGGCCCTCCAGCAGGGCGGTCGTGTCCTGATTTATGGAGCCGTGGACGACCGAGACGAAGCCCGGTGGGTCCGCCAGCAGGTCGAGCGCATCCGGGACGCCTCGCCGGACGCCCAGGTCGCCGTCCTCGTCCGGGCCCGAAGCCAACTGCCGGCCCTCGAGCAGGCCTTCCAGGGCGCCCGCTTCCCCTACGTCGTCATCGGCCTCCGGAGCTGGTGGGACAGTCCGCCGATCCGGGCCGTCCTCGACTATGCGGCCTTCTGTGCCCATCCCGAAGTCGACTTCTACCTGGAGGCCGTCTGCAACGTGCCGTCCCGGGGGATCGGCCCCCGGGCCCTTCAGAAGCTCCGGGAGCGGGCCGGGGACCGGCCGCTGTGGACGTACCTGACGGAAGCCGTTCAGGCCGGGGAGGACACGCTTCCGACGGTATGGCAACGGTTTTATCGGGAGATGTCCGAGTGGATCGCCCTCCGGCCGGAGGTCCCGCCCGTCGAGTGGGTCCGCCGCCTGACGGAGTTCCTGCAAGAGCGGGGCTTTGGCGATGCCCGCCAGCGAGCGTCTTACGCCGATCGATGGAAGGAGCTCCTCCAGCTCCTCCGGGACGTGAAGACGTGGCCCGAGTTCATCGAACAGTTGAGCCTCCGGGCGCCAGACGACCGGCGCCTCGACGCCTCCGAACAGCGCGCCGTCCTCATCATGACGGTCCACGCCGCCAAGGGCCTCGAGTTCGACTACGTGTTCATCCCGGGCGTCGAGGACGGCCTGTTCCCTCACTTCCTGGCCGAGACGCCGGAAGAGGCCCGGGAGGAGCGGCGAATATTTTTCGTGGCCGTCACGCGCGCCCGTCAGGAGGTCTTCATCTCGTGGTCGGCCGAGCGGTACAACCACCGACGGTCGCCGTCGCCGTTCCTCGGGGACATGCCTCTGGCGGAGCTTCGGGTCGAGGGTCTCCCGCTCCGGCGGTGGTTCCCGGAGGCTTGGCGGGCGGCCGTCGCCGCCAGCGCTCCTGCGGCGGCCGGCCCCGAAGAGCCGCTCCAGCCCGGCGACCTCGTCGAGCATGCCGCCTACGGTCGGGGGATCGTCCGGTCCGTTCACGGGGAAGGCGACCGCATGAAGGTCCGCATCTGGTTCTTCACAGGCGAGACCCGAGAGTTCCTCTTACGGCAGGCACCGATCCGTGCCCTCCGGGGCCGGCATAAATGACCACGAACTATAGACCATGGACCACAGACCTAAGGGTGGTCTGGTTTCTTCGTGCCAGGACGGGGAACGGAGTGAATGGGGTCTGAGGTCTGTAGTCTATGGTCCCTTTTAGCCTGGGACCTTCACTGGGTCACGACTTCAAAGGGGACCTGCCGCCGGGCCACGCAAGGCGGGTCGGTCGTCCGGACCTCGACCTCCAGACGGTAGCCGCCCGCCGGGAGACCCCGGTAGGGAAGCAGGAAGAAGTTCGTGACGACCTCCGGGGCCGAGCCCTGGAACTTCAAGGTCGTCGGGGGCGTCTCGTTGACCGGTTGGCCGTCGGCCCGATACAGACGGAAGAGGACCTGCATGGCCTCGGCCTTCAAAAGTGAGGCCGGGAGCAGGACCTGATAGAGGCCCCCGAGTTGGCCCTGGGGCGGGAAGTTCTGATACGGCGTCAGCCGGATCAGGTAGTTCTTGTACTGGGCATGGCCTCCGGACGTCCACTGAAGCTGGGGCACGCTCGTGTCGGCCTGCCGGATTTCGCTACTCAGGATGAAGGTCCCGACCTCGGGGCAACTCGTGGGCCGGACGTCGGGCCACTGCCACCGGGTCGCCATCGTCTTCCAGCCGCCGGCCTCGAGGACGCCCCACACGACGGTCACGCCGGGCTGTTTGATGGACAGGACCTTCGAGTAATGGACGGCCGCCTGGGCCTTCTCCAGCTCCGGCAGGTCTTTCAAGGGAATCTGAATCGGCAGACGCTCGTAGCCCTTATCGACGACCTTGAAGTCGGCGTCCCGGACGACCCAGGCGACGTGGATCTCGTCGTACAGGACGTCCGGCGTCGTCGTCAGGGGCGTCAGGTGCCGAATCGGGACGGCCAGACTCATGTGGAGGTCGAGCGTCTGGGGCGTCCGCCAGAGATGCCGCAGAGACATCGGGACGTCCGGCCAGGGGAAGAGGTCCGCAAAGTCGAGGGCCGCCGCCAGCTGGCGGCTCACCCGGAGAGACCAGGGGATTTCGGCATAGGCCCTCCGGGTCCGGACCCTCAGGCCGGGCCGTCGGACCTTCAACTGAATCGAATGGTGCTTGATGCTGTCGGGAAGCGACCCGAGGTCAAAGCTGATGAGGTAGTAATGCCGAAAGTCGCTCCCGATTTGCTGAAAGAACTTGTCGAGACCCGTCGGCGACGTCCAGGCCACGCCGCCCGTCTGCTCGGCGATGCCCGCCATCTGGTACTGAATGTTCACGACGTTGAACTCGGCTGTGATCGTGGGCCGGATGTTCGTCTCGGCGCCCCACTCGGGATTCGGCTGGGTCGGATTGACCCAGTAAATGGTCAGACCCGCTGTGTTGGCCGAGCGGACGATTTCCTCATAGGTGCGAACCTCAGCCGAGTAGGTACTCAATTCTCGCTGGAACTCCTGCGCGATCGAAACCTCTACCGTGGGGGGAATGTCATGCCGCTGGACGTTCCATCGGAAGGCTTGGAGTGCATACGACAGGTAGTAATTCCCCGTCGGGTCGAAGCCCTCGGAGACGAATAAGACGCTCTTCCGACCCGGCACGTGGGCCAGAAAGTCAAAGACCGTCCGGAGGGATGCCTCCAGGTTCTGGGCGACCCGCCGGTCCTCGAGGCCCATGTTGCGGGCCGTATGGAAGGCATCTCGGGCGATCTGCTCGTAGCACATCTGCCGCCGGTCGAGGTCCTCATAGATGGAGCAACCCTCGAGCCGCTCCAAGATGCCGTCGAGGGTCGAAAGCCGACTGACCGTCCACGCGGCCCCCCGCACGCCAGCCCCGACCCGCTCCAGGGTCTTCAACACCAGGTCTACGTCTTGGGTCAATCCGTGCTCGACCCGAAAGCCCCCGCTGGCGTCCAGACTCACGAACATGAAGTAAGCCCCCATCCGGTGGAGTTCCTCCAAGAACCGGCGCAGGGATTCCTTCAGCGTGGCCAGGGTCAGGCCGCCCGTGTGGGCCTTGTCATACAGGATGATGAACGTATTGAAGGGCGTCCTCGGCGGCACGGCGCCCGCCTGCTGATAGGGTCGGACGACCTCGCCGGTGACCTGGACCGGCGGCGGTGCCTCCGGGGTGGCCGGGGGCTTTTCGACGGCGACGAGGTCCACGTAACGGACGGGATAGGCCTTCCCGTCGACGGTCAGCTCGAAATCTTCGGGCTTGAGGCCGTATACGAATTGGCCCTTATCGTCGTAAACGAAGACCTCGACCTGCCCCAGACGGACCTCAACCCGAGCCTGGGCACCCGGGAAGGTGTAGACCTGCTCTTGCGGGGACGGCGGCTTCGGCGTCTCCTGGGCCGGGACCGGCAGGACGCTCCACAGCCAAAGGGACAGGAGGATGAGGCAGATAGGCAAGTGGGCAGGTGGGCAGGTGGGACGGTAAGGAGCGCCGGCCTCCGGCCCGTGAGAAGATGACGAGCCGGAAACGGCGCGACGATGGGATGGTATAGGCCTCATGGAGCCACCTCCCGGGGTGCGGACGGACGAAACCCGGCACCCGATCCCTGGCACCTCCATTATAGCGCGGGGGGAATCGTGGGGGATTGGGGACCCGGCGTCGGGTAAGTGGAGGCGCATGGGGGCGCCGCCGTTCAAGGCGACGCCCCCAAAAGAGGGCCTTAGGCGTTCACGTTACCAGCTGAAACGCAGACCCAGACGGAGCGCAAAGGGCGCCGAGCGGCGCGTCACCCGCCCGTAGTCGGGGTTCGTCGGAGCACCCGTTTCTTCGAATTCCAGCATTTCAAGTTCTACGTTCTGCTGGTAATTCGTCGCCGCCTGCCGGTTGAAGATGTTGAAGGCGTCGACCACGAGGGCCAGCCGACGGCCCCCGCCCAGCTTGAAGGTGTAATCCGCATGCACGTCCGCATTGAAGATCGTCTCGGTCCGCTTGACCAACTTCCCTTCCGGCGTCTGGATGCCCGTGCCCCGCTTCTGGAGGTACCGCATGCCGCAACCGTACAGAGTGATGCAACCATTCGGCGCCAGCGGCGTGCCTGACTCGACCGACAGGCCGACGCCCAGGTTCAGGCCGAAGTTAAAGCTGTAGGACCCAAAGATCCGGGCCACGTGGAGACGCTCACCCGGTAGCGGCCCGTCTATGTACGTGAAGCCCATGATATTGTCGTTCTGGGGGAAGTCATAGAGCGCCGTGATGTTCGGGTCCGACTGACCGTACTCGGGGAAGTAGAGACCCGAGTAATGGCCCCGCAGGGTCGCATAGCGGTATGCCGCCTGGACCTGCCAGTTCTTGCTGAACCGCTTCGTGACGGCCAACTCGAAAGCGTTGTAGTCCCGCTTGGGGTCCGGGAACAACTGACCGGGACTGCTACAACCCAGAACGACTCCAAGGCTTGGGTCGTAAAACTTCACGTCATCGCCCGGATTACACACGTACTTGGCGCTCGGGTTCGTCACGACGAAGGTCCCAAAGTCGACGGGCAGACCCGACTGGGATTCGCCCGTCACGAAAATGTCCTGGGCCGTGTTGAGCTGGGTGTCCTCGATGACCTGGCCGATCCAGCGACGCTGATAGCGGGCCGACACGACGATATCTTCGAAGACCTGCCGCTCGAAGCCGACGGTGAACTCGTGCACGTGCTGGGCCTTCATCTTCACGCCCTTGCACCAGGGCTCGTCACTGACCTCCTGACCCGTCGCCTTGTCGATGAAGGACTTGCCGTCGCACCAGATCGTCGGCGTGGCGCCGTACTCGATGGCCGCGTACTGAAGACTCAGGTTCGTGATGTAGTCCAGCCAGGCGAAGGGGTCGGCGTTCAGGGGAGCGGCCGAGAAGATATCGATCGACTCTTCCGACGACAGAGACCGGAACACGGCGTCCAGGGGGATCTTCTCATAGAAACGCCCGTAGTAGGCGTAAATCTTGCCCTTCCGGTCGTTCAGGAAGTCCCACACGAAGCCGACCCGCGGGGACCAGTTGTTCGACAACGTGACCTCCTGCGCTAAGTCGCCGGCGCCTTTCAGGTGCTGGCGCTCCCACCGGACGCCGAGCTTGAGGGTCAGGTTCGGCAGGATGCTCCAGCTGTCCTGCGCAAAGAAGTTCAGGTAGTCCGTCGAGACCTCGAGGGTGTTCGGGCTGACCCGGTTCCGCCGTAAGTCCACCCGGGCACAGGGCCGACTAAAGCCGAGAGCCGTGCAGATCCCGCTGTTGAAAGTCCGCCACCGGATGATATTGCCCGTCGTCGTGCACTTCTCCTTGATCGTCCCCGTCGCCGCATCATAGAACTGGAAGCAGTGCTTCTCGCCCGTGTAGTTCGTCGTGTGCTCGTACTCCAGCCGCTGGAAGTTGCCGCCGATCTTAAACTCGTGCCGTCCGGCCAGGTTCGGGACGATATAAGTCAATTTTAAAGCGCCCTGCAGGTTGCGGTTCTTATCGACGGAAGCAAATCCCAGACCGCCATACAGCCGAGACGGCGTCGTCCGGAGGTCGATGATGGACTCGATATTCGCATAGTCTTTCTCGGTCGTTTCGTCAAAGTGGTTCGCCACCTGCGCCTCGACCAGGACGTTGGACCCGAACATGCCCGTCCAGCGGCCGACCTGATTGTGACCGCCAAACCTCAAGGCTTCTTCTACGTTGGCCTGAATGTCCCGCAGGAAGCTCTCGTCACGCCACAGGCCCTTGTCGCCCACGCCGGGGTCGCCAAACAGGGAGACTTCCAGGATGTGGTTGGGGTTGACGTTGAACGTGAGCTTGCCGGCGTAGTTGTAGATCCGACGGGTCGTCGTGTGACCCGATTTCTCGCAGAACTGCTCCTCGGGCCCACAGGGGCTCAGGGGGAATCCGGGCGGGGCGACCCGCTCGACCTGATTCCACGTCGGGTCGAAGGCCAGAAACCAGAACAGCTTGTCCTGGACGAGCTTGCCGCCGGCGTCAAAGCCCACGTCAAACTGCTGGGTCCCGATGGTATAAACCTCCGGTACTTGAACCAGCTGGATGTGCTCCCGCTTGGCTTCCAGGGCCTTCGGCTGAATATACCCGAAGACGTCGCCCGTAAAGGTGTTCCCGCCCGACTTCGTGATGACGTTGATGACGCCGCCGAGGGCCTCCCCGAATTCAGCTTCGTAGCCGCCCGTCTTGACCTGCACTTCCTTCACGTAGTCGAAGTTGATGCCCGTCCCGAGCGAACCCAGGACGATGGAGTAGCTCCCCAGAGCACCGTAAGCGGCATTCGTGATGTTCACGCCGTCCACGATGTAGGTGTTCTCCAGACCCGTCGCACCGGCGATCGAGGGATTCGGCGCCCCGACGGCCGCCGGACCCGTGACGACCTGCGGGGAAATGTACGTCACGGCCGAGAAGGTCCGTCCGACGGGGACGCTCCGCATCAGTTCGTCGGTCACCGTCGTTCCCGCCGTCGTGGCCGTGATGTCCACGACCGGCGCCGCCGTGACGACGACCTCGGCCCCCGGCTGGAGCGTCACGTTCAACGTGATCCGTTGGCCCAGCGACAGCGTCACCGGCGCCTTGAACGGCGCAAACCCCTCGAGCCGGACCTCGACATCATACCGGCCCGGCGTCAGGAAGGGAATCGAAAATTCCCCGTTGGCGTCCGTCACGGCCGAGCGTTTGACGCCCGTCTCGGACGTCGCCGTCACCGTCGCCCCCGGCAGGGGCGCACCCTGCGGGTCCACGACCTTCCCGAAGATCGAGCCGGTCGTGACGCTCTCCTGCGCCCAGGCCACGCCCCAGGCGACGACGGCCAGGAGTCCCAGCCAAATCGCCATCCTTCGCATAGATGCCTCCTTTTTAGAAATGCAGAAGACCTAAGACCCTATCCAGAGCCGCTCGGTTCGTGAGAATGACATCAGAACCACCTTTCCCATCCCCCGGGAAGCACGATTTTTCAAAGGGACGGAGTGACGATGTAAGCCTGCCCGTCGGCCCAGGACCGTGGCTCGTCCCTTCGTCCCTTCAAAAAACCGTCCTCCGACTCTTTTGCCGCACGCCCATCCTCAAATCCCGGCTTCTCGGTCCTCCGCCCCTCCCGGGACCCAACACGTTGTATCCTGCACTTTGGGGGTCTTGATTACAAGCAAAAAGCGTTCCGGAACGGCGGGCACACCGGGGCCCATCCGGATTCCGCATCAGAGGCCGATCGGGCCCGACCTCCGCCCCAGGCCCTCGACCCGCTCCGACGTCCATTTTTTTGAATCCCCCGGCAGGGTATCCAAAAAATTGAACGTAGGGCCATGGGCAGATAGCAGAGCCGCGACGCAGGGTCGGACCCGCGTCCCATCGCACCGACGGCTGATGGATCGGACCGGCCGTAGTTTGACAACTGCGGGGGCTTCCGGTACCATAAAGCGAAGTGGGGTCGGCTCGTTTCAGCCGCGCGGGGGCTTTCAGGACGGTGTCCAACGGAGGTTAAAATTTGTTTTATCCGATTTGTAATCCCAAGCCGACATCAGTCCAGGACGGGATGTGCGCCTTACTTAGAGCGTATTTCAAAAACTCCATTTCACCGCTGAGACGCCGAGAACGCAGAGAAAAATCGAAGAAACACCCTCGGCCTCTGCGTCCTCTGCGCCTCGGCGGTGAGTTTTGGAACAGGCTCTAAGGGTCCTGTTAAGGTGAAAGGTCGACGGAAACGGAAGGCCATCTTATGAAATCTCGTCGAGGAGGACGAACATGGCCAGCAAACTCATGGTCGGCGAGGCTCTGGTCGGCGACGGCAACGAGGTCGCCCACATCGACCTGATCATCGGTCCGAAGGACGGGCCGGTCGGACAGGCTTTTGCGAATGCCTTTGTGAGCCAGCGGGCGGGCCACACGGCCCTCCTGGCGGTCGTCGCCCCGAACCTGCCTGCGAAACCTGACGTCGTGATCGTCAACAAGGTCACGATCAAGGGGGAAAAGCAGGCGGTCCAGATGTTCGGTCCGGCGCAGGAGGCCGTGGCCCGGGCGGTCGTCGATTCGGTCAAGGAAGGGGTCATCCCCAAAGATCAAGTCGACGACCTGTGTCTGGTCGTCGGGGTGTTCATCCACTGGGAAGCCCAGGACAACAAGAAGATTTATGACTTCAACTACCAGGCCACGAAGCTGGCCATCGCTCGGGCCCTCAAGGGCGAGCCGAAGGCTGACTATGTGATCCAGCAGGCGGCCACGACGACGCATCCCTTCCGGGGATTCTAATCATTCATTTATGTGTCGGGTGCTGGGTGTTCGGTCGGGTGCCCTGACCCGACACCCAGCACCGTCTCGTATCCCGCATCCCGTATCCCGCATTTCGTATCCGGGTGTCTCGGTCGGAGACTTTCTCTCATAGGGCCTTACCTGGGAGCATGGGCCTTTTCAAGCGTGGTGACGAAGTCCAGGGACGCATAACGAGAGCCAGTCTCATCAATCCGACGGGACGGGGATCGGACCCTCGATATCCGACCCCAGACCGTAGACCACAGACCATAGACCATGGACCTTAGACCCCGTGGGTCTAAGCCGGTCTGTGGTCTGGGGTCGATGGTCGGATTTATGAGATCGCTTGGAGGGACGGGATTCAGGTCATGCATGCGTCCTCGGCCTGGGGAACCTAACAGAACCGTTCGGTTCATGAGAATGGCGTCAGAACAATCTTTCCCATCCCCCGGAAAGCACGATGTTTCAAGCATTTGGCAGATGGGCCGTCGGCAGATAGGCAAGTCGGCCGATGGGCCGGTCGGGCGACTGCCCATCTGCCGACCTGCCGATTGGCCCATCTGCCGAGTGCTTGAAAAATCGTGCTTTCGTGGAGGTGCCCTTTCCGCTTCCCATCGCACTTCTCACCTCCCGAACGGCTCTGCTAAGTTGAACGCCCAACACCCGGCACCTGACACCTACGATGGGTCGTCTGGCGGGATTGAAAGCCGTCGTCACGGGGGGCAGTAGCGGCATCGGTCGGGCCATCGCGGAGGCCTTCGCCCAAGAGGGCGCCACAGTCTTGCTGACTTATCGGGTCTCGGCCGAGGCGGCGCAGGAAGTCGTCCAGGCGATTCAGGCCCGGGGCGGCCAGGCCGAGGCTTTCCAGGTCGACCTGAGCACGCGGGCGGCCTGCGAGGCCCTCGTCCGAGAGGCCCATGCCCGGCTCGGCCGTCTGGACGTCTGGGTCAACAACGCCGGGGCCGACATCCTGACGACGGAGGCGGCTGGGTGGGACTGGGAGCGGAAGCTGGACCTGCTCTTGGCCGTCGACCTGAAGGGGACGATCGCCTGCTGTTATGCCGTGGCGCCCCTCATGCAGGCCCAGGCCGAGGGCGGTTGCATCCTGAATATGAGTTGGGACCATGTCCTGTTCGGCATGGCCGGCGAGAACCCCCAGCTCTTTGCGGCCGTCAAGGGGGCCATCTTTTCTTTCAGCAAGAGCCTGGCCCGGGCGTTGGCCCCGAAGGTCCGGGTCAACGTCCTGGCCCCGGGCTGGATCGAGACCCGCTTTGGAGCGACCGTCGACCCGAAGTTTCACCGCGCTGTCGCCGACAGCATTCCCCTCCGCCGGTGGGGGCGGCCGGAGGACGTCGCCGCCGTCGCCGTCTTTCTGGCTTCCCCGGAGGCGACCTATCTGACGGGGCAGGCGATCTTGATCAACGGGGGCGTGATATAATATTCGGGAATTCGGGAGTTCGGGCATTCGGCCGTCGGGCCGTCGGGCCGTTCGGGCGCCGCCCGACTTCCCACGGCCGGACTGCTGAATTCCCGGTATCCTTCCGCCGACC
Above is a window of bacterium HR11 DNA encoding:
- the pcrA_1 gene encoding ATP-dependent DNA helicase PcrA — encoded protein: MSFQRLIEDLDESQRQAVTTPSPQVLVLASAGAGKTRVLTHRLAWLVGHHPRAAFLAVTFTNKAADEMRQRVEALLGDARSAWKAEHTWISTFHRFCARILRKYGYRIGIPSDFIIADEYQQRRVFEDCLRAQGLDPKAHAGAFRSFQRLRSEFADPPPHLDEPWPTLWKDYLRRLRSLRALDFDDLQYETIRLLETDAALRTYLAEYFHTVLIDEFQDTNPPQYRLLRLLREADAPFFVVGDQDQSIYGFRGARPDHFHDLLRDYPRTEVIPLRYNYRSRAVIVRAAMEVIARDERRLPHEVQALQQGGRVLIYGAVDDRDEARWVRQQVERIRDASPDAQVAVLVRARSQLPALEQAFQGARFPYVVIGLRSWWDSPPIRAVLDYAAFCAHPEVDFYLEAVCNVPSRGIGPRALQKLRERAGDRPLWTYLTEAVQAGEDTLPTVWQRFYREMSEWIALRPEVPPVEWVRRLTEFLQERGFGDARQRASYADRWKELLQLLRDVKTWPEFIEQLSLRAPDDRRLDASEQRAVLIMTVHAAKGLEFDYVFIPGVEDGLFPHFLAETPEEAREERRIFFVAVTRARQEVFISWSAERYNHRRSPSPFLGDMPLAELRVEGLPLRRWFPEAWRAAVAASAPAAAGPEEPLQPGDLVEHAAYGRGIVRSVHGEGDRMKVRIWFFTGETREFLLRQAPIRALRGRHK
- the fae gene encoding 5,6,7,8-tetrahydromethanopterin hydro-lyase — translated: MASKLMVGEALVGDGNEVAHIDLIIGPKDGPVGQAFANAFVSQRAGHTALLAVVAPNLPAKPDVVIVNKVTIKGEKQAVQMFGPAQEAVARAVVDSVKEGVIPKDQVDDLCLVVGVFIHWEAQDNKKIYDFNYQATKLAIARALKGEPKADYVIQQAATTTHPFRGF
- the fabG_1 gene encoding 3-oxoacyl-[acyl-carrier-protein] reductase FabG — translated: MGRLAGLKAVVTGGSSGIGRAIAEAFAQEGATVLLTYRVSAEAAQEVVQAIQARGGQAEAFQVDLSTRAACEALVREAHARLGRLDVWVNNAGADILTTEAAGWDWERKLDLLLAVDLKGTIACCYAVAPLMQAQAEGGCILNMSWDHVLFGMAGENPQLFAAVKGAIFSFSKSLARALAPKVRVNVLAPGWIETRFGATVDPKFHRAVADSIPLRRWGRPEDVAAVAVFLASPEATYLTGQAILINGGVI